One genomic window of Hemitrygon akajei chromosome 1, sHemAka1.3, whole genome shotgun sequence includes the following:
- the LOC140731662 gene encoding uncharacterized protein, whose protein sequence is MAHQRVHTRERPFTCSDCGRGFTRSSKLKVHQRVHTGERPFTCSDCGKGFISSSKLKEHQRVHTGERPFTCSVCGKGFTNSSQLKVHQRVHTGERPFTCSECGKGFTQSSHLLRHQSVHTGEWPFTCSVCGMGFNLSSSLLRHQSVHTGEWPFTCSVCGKGFTLSPHLLRHQSLHTGEWPFTCSLCGKGFTLSSSLLRHQSVHTGEWPFTCSVCGKGFTLSSSLLRHESVHTGKKLFTCPVCGKGFNRSSQLLTHQSVHTGERPFSCSDCGKGFTSSSQLKVHQRVHTGERPFTCSVCGKGFTQSSQLKVHQRVHTGERPFTCSVCGKGCISSSQLKIHQRIHTGERPFTCSVCGKGFTQTSNLQRHQQVHTG, encoded by the coding sequence atggcacaccagcgagttcacaccagggagaggccgttcacctgctcggactgtgggaggggattcactcggtcatctaaactgaaggtacatcagagagttcacactggagagaggccgttcacctgctcagactgtgggaagggattcatttcatcatctaaactgaaggaacatcagagagttcacactggagagaggccattcacctgctcagtctgtgggaagggattcactaactCATCCCAACTAAAggtacatcaacgagttcacaccggggagaggccattcacctgctcagagtgtgggaaaggattcactcagtcatctcacctactgagacaccagtcagttcacaccggggagtggccattcacctgctcagtctgtgggatggGATTCAATTTATCATCTTCTCTattgagacaccagtcagttcacaccggggagtggccattcacctgctcagtctgtggaaagggattcactttgtcacctcacctactgagacatcaATCACTTCACAccggggagtggccattcacctgctcactcTGTGGGAAGGGTTTCACTTTATCATCCtccctactgagacaccagtcagttcacactggggagtggccattcacctgctcagtctgtgggaagggattcactttatcATCCTCCCTACTGAGACAtgagtcagttcacactgggaaaaagctgttcacctgcccagtctgtggcaagggattcaatcggtcatctcagctactgacacaccagtcagttcacactggggagcggccgttcagctgctcggactgtgggaagggattcacctcatcatctcaactgaaggtacatcagcgagttcacactggggagaggccattcacctgctcggtctgtgggaagggattcactcagtcatcgcaactgaaggtacatcagcgagttcacactggagagaggccgttcacctgctcagtctgtgggaagggatgcaTTTCATCATCTCAACTAAAGATACATCagagaattcacactggggagaggccgttcacctgctcagtgtgtgggaaaggattcactcagacatccaacctacagagacatcagcaagttcacactggctag